The Burkholderia mayonis DNA window CCCCGCCCGCGACGCCGAACTTGAGCGGCAGCAGCGACAGCACGCCGTCCTGCATCACGACGTGCGTGTACAGGTCGGTGATCGGCAAATCGGCGCGCTTGACGAGCTTCTTGCCGGTGAACTTCACATCGGCGTCGAGCGCGCGCCAGCGGTCGGTGCGGAACGTCTCGACAGGCAGCACACGGCCCGGCGGCTGCTTCGTCGTATCGCCTCGCTGCGCCTTGCTCGCCGCCGTGTCGGCGCCGATGATCGGTGCGAGGTCGGAGAACTGGAGCAGGTTCGACACGAGCTCGCCCGACAGCAGCGGACGCGGCTCGCGCTGCGCGTACTCGAGCGTGCCGCGCAGATCGCTGCCGCCGACGCGGCCGTTGAAGTTCTCGTAGCGGAACGTGCTTGCGCGGCGCTTGAAATTGCCGATGAGGCGCCCTTCGGTCGCGTATGGCGGCGTATCGGGCAGCGTCACGCCCGTGAGCGGATACAGATGCGACATGCTCGAACCCTGCAGCCACAGGCGCAGATCGATCGCTGCGAGATGCACGGGATCGGAGAGCGTGCCGACGATCGCCAAGCGCGTGTCGCCTGCCTTCACGTCGGCCTGCAGCGGGAACGGACGCGACGCGTCCTGTAGCGCGAGCACGCCGCCCATCTTGCCCGTGCCGTCGACCGGCACGCCCTTGTAGTGGCCCTTGACCGTCAGGCCGAACGCGTAGGCCGGACCGGCCGGCTTCCTTGCAGCGGCCGCCGCGGACGCGCTGGAGGCTGCGCTGGCGCCGCTCGCGCCGGGGGCGATCGTGGCCGGCGGGACGACCGAGGTGGCCGATCCGCCGGCCGCACCCGCGCCCGACGCGGAAGGCTGGCCCGCCGCAACGGCCGCCGCGCTCGCGCCGGACGGCGCGTGCGTCGCCGATGCGGCCGCCGCACTCGATGAAACGCTCTTGCTTGCCGCCATTTTGGCCGTCGCCGCCTGATCCACCGTGGAAGCCTTGCCGGCCGAAGCCGCCGGATTCGCGTCCGACGCGCCGCTCGCCGCGGAAGCCTTGCCCGATTCGGGCGCCGACGCAGCCGAGGCCGCCGACGCCTCGGATGCGACCTCGGCCTTCGCCTTCGCGGTGAGCTGCGCGGCGCCCTTCTTGCCGACGCGCTGCGCCGACGCCGCCCGCGACGTCTCCTCCTGCTGCTTGAGCACATCGCCGAGCGGGATCTGCTGGCCGAGCGTGTCGATCGCGACGGTCAGATCGGCTTTCGTGATCGCGTCGCGGTACACGACCGTGCCCTTCGCGAAGCCGAAGTCGCGCAACTGCACCTTCCACGGCGAGGGGCCGGACGATTTCCTGAATTCGAAGGTCCAGTTGTTGCGGCCGTCGGCGAGGCGCTCGACGTCGAGCGCCGGATTGACCAGCTCGATCGTCGGGATCACGACTTCATGTGCGAGGAGCGGCAGGACCGCGAGCTCGAAGTGCGCTTCGTCGAGCGTCGCGAAATTGGGCGCTTTCGCCCAGGCCGGGTTGCCGATGACGACCTGGGTCGCCGAGAACATCGGCCACGGCACCCACGCGCGCCAGCCGGTTTCGCCGTCGGGACGCCGCCAGCCGACCTTGATGTCGCCGTGGATCTCGAACGGCCGGCCGATCGACGCGCTTGCCTGCTCGTTGATCCAGGGTTTGGCGCGATTCCAGTCGAACGTGAAGATGAACACGCCGAGCGCCGCGGTCAGTACCGCGACGATGCCGACGATCCACGCCGCCGTTTTGCCGAGGGTACGGGTGAGCGTCATGCCAGATTCCGTCGTAGTGCTTCGTGAACCGGCAGCGCCGCGCAGCGCGCGCGACGCTGCCACTGACGGTTATTATGACGCACGACGCCGCGCCACCCGCCCCCATTTACCGTTTTTTGCGTTTTTTGCATTTATGACAGCCGATGTCCTGATCGAGACCCGACAGATCACCCGCCGCGACGCGGCGAGCGGCAAGACGCTCCTCGCCCCGACCGACTTCGCGCTCGCGCCGGGCGAGCGGATCGCGCTCACCGGGCCGTCGGGCTCGGGGAAGAGCGTGTTTTTACGGGTTCTGGCCCTGCTCGACCCGATCGACGGCGGCCGGCTGCTCTGGCACGGCAAGCGCGTCCCGCGCGCGGCGATTCCGCGCTATCGGCGCAGCGTCGCTTACGTGCGGCAGCGCCCGGCAACGGCCGACGGCACAGTCGAAGATCTGCTGCGCTACCCGTATTCGCTCGCCGTCTACCGCGACGCGCACTTCGATCGTGCCCGCGTCGCGCGCCTCGCCGCACAGGCCGGCCGCGGCGACGACTTCCTCCGTAAGGCATCGAGCGAGCTGTCGGGTGGCGAGGCGCAGATCGCCGCGCTGCTGCGCGTGCTGCAGCTCGATCCCGACGTGCTCCTGCTCGACGAGCCCACTTCCGCGCTCGACCCCGATTCGACCCGCGCAATCGAGGCGCTCGTGTCCGCATGGTTCGGCGCCGCGCCGAGCGCCCGCTCGTATCTGTGGATCTCGCACGATCCGGCCCAGGCGGCGCGCGTCGGCGCGCGACGCCTGACAATGCGCGCCGGCGTGCTCGACGTCGCCGCGACGGAGGATATCCGATGAACACGCCGCTGCAAGATCTGAGCCTCGTCGACATCGGCATCGCGGCGGCCCTCGTCGCGATCAACGGCGCGATCTCGGTTGCGCTGTCGCTCGACCTCGGCCGCAAGCTCGCTTGGGCCGCCGCGCGCACCGTCGTCCAGTTGCTCGCGATCGGCTACGTGCTCGGCTGGGTCTTCGGCCATCCGCACTGGTATGTCGTGCTGCCGCTTGTCGCGCTGATGACGCTGATCGCCGGCTTCGCGGGCGCCGCGCGCGGCAAGCGCACCTACGCGGGCCAGTGCGTCGACAGCATCCTGTCGATCTGGGCGAGCAGCTGGTTCGTCGCGGCGATCGGCCTATTCGTCGTGATCCGCATCCATCCGTGGTACGCGCCGCAATATGCGATCCCGATCCTCGGGATGATCCTCGGCAATACGCTGACGGGCGTGTCGCTCGGCATCGAGCGGATGATGGAGGAGCTGACCGCGCGGCGGGATCGCGTCGAGACGGCGCTTGCGCTCGGCGCGACACGCTGGGAGGCCGCGCAGGATGCGGCGCGGCAGGCAGTGCGCGCCGGGATGCTGCCGACGCTCAACCAGATGGCCGTCGTCGGCGTCGTGAGCCTGCCGGGGATGATGACGGGTCAGGTGCTCGCCGGGCAGTCGCCGTTGCAGGCGGTCCGCTATCAGATCGTCATCATGTTCCTGATCGCGGCCGCGTCCGCGCTCGGCACCGTCGGCGCTGTGCTGTCGACGTATCGGCGGCTCTTCTCCGCCGAACACCGCTTTCTCGCGTCGCGGCTCGTCGAACGGGCAGCGGTAAAGAACGGTGGATGAGATGCAGATGTTCGCCACGCGGAGCGACGGCGTAGCGGAGCGACGAGGCGGCGATCCGCCGGATCGTGGCAGTTTGGAGAATCGGCGGTTTGCCAATCCGGCGAATTGACGGTTCGCGGCACCCTTGCCATTCGCGGCGTGGCGGCGTGGCGGCAGCGATTGTCGCTGATTCGAACGATCATCGAATCTCGTCTCGTCGTGTGATGAATACCCACGCGTCGACGCGCGAATCGTTGCGGCCCATCGTCGATGCAGCTCGACGACACCGCGCGCCCCACACTCGAAGCACGTGCGCCGAGCATGCACCGAGAATCCGGCGCGCGTTGCGCGAACGGCGTCCGCGCAACCCTGCTCACCGCTTGATCGACACCGTGACCTTCGAGCCGTCGCGCATCGTGATCGACTTCGAGCCGCCAGTCGATATCGACAGCCACTTGACCTGGCTCACCGATACCACATTCGGGCATTGCAGCGTCTTGCCGCCCGCCGCCACCTTCTTCGTGCCGTTCGGCGCGCTCGCCTGGAAGCTCAGTTGCACGTTCGCCATCCCCTTGCTGTCGACAGACGGCGCGAGCCGCACCTGCGTCTGCCGGACCATCGCGCCGTTCGCGTCGCGAGGCAGGTTGTCGGCGTTCGGGCACGCGTCGGGCATCGGCACGGCGCCCGACGGCGGCACCGACTTCCAGTTGAAGTCGTCGGTTTCGCCGGAGCGGATCTTGCGCGTCTCCTGCATCGAGCCGAACTGCCTCGAATCGACCTTGACCGTGTACTGAAGCTGGCCGTCGTTGCCGCCGAGCACGCTCGCCTTGATGGGCGGCGCCGCATGCGCGGCAAAAGCCGAGAGCAGCGTCGCGACGGCGCACGACGCGACGAGCGGCGACAGAAGGCGTTGACTCATGCTGACCTCTCCTTTTATGGCGACGAGCTGCGCGAATCGCCGGGTTATCGATGCATGACGCAATGCCAGTCTAACGCGAAGCGGCACGCGTGGCGCTTGCCACGCATCGGGTGTTACCCGTGCTTGCACGATGTGCGTCAAGCGTGCGTGGCGCACGCTCGCGGGTCGATACGTCGCGGCCTGTCGCGTGGCGCGGCGTTCGTTTCGCTCGCATCTCGCGCGCGATGAGTCACGCGCATATCGCGGCCGTGCGCCCGCCGTCGGCGCACGCATTCGAGTGGCGCGCGCGTACCGAGGTCGCGCGCGACGCCTCGATCTTTCACGTGCTTTCGCGCGGGGTCGCTTGCGCCGTCGCGCCGCGCCGCGTCGACGGCGAACCCCGAGCATCGAACGGTGTCCGTCCGAGAACCGAGAACCGAGAACCGAGAACCGAGAACCGAGAACCGAGAACCGAGAACCGAGAACCGAGAACCGAGAACCGAGAACCGAGAACCGAAAACCGAAAACCGAAAACCGAAAACCGAAAACCGAGAACCGAGAACCGAGAACCGAGAACCGAGAACCGCCCCGAGGACCCCGGGGCGACACCCGCCGCCGAGCCATTCGCCACCGGCCTTCCCGCAGCGACCGAGGCACCACCCTACCGCCTGTCGGCCAGCGCCCCCGCCGCGACCGGCTACAATAACGGGTTCGCCGAATCCACCTCGTCGGCACCCGTCATCCGCTCCACCGTGACCCATCCATGACCACGAATCTCGTCATCCAAAGCACCGCGCCGCTCTCCGACGCGCATCACCGGCCGCTCGCCGCGCTCGCGCGCGGCAAGCGCGTCGTTCCGATCGATGCGCAGGCGATCCGCATCGAAGGCGCGGACCCGGCGCAGCGCGCCGACGTCGACGCGTACTGCGGCGCGCATGCGCTCGACTACGCGTTCGTCGACGCAACCCGGAAGCTCGCCGACTTCGGCCTCGTCGCGATGGACATGGATTCGACGCTGATCACGATCGAGTGCATCGACGAAATCGCCGACTTCTGCGGCCTGAAAGCCGAAGTCTCGGCGATCACCGAGGCGGCGATGCGCGGTGAGATCAAGGATTTCAACGAGAGCCTGACACGCCGCGTCGCGCTGCTGGCCGGCCTCGACGCGAGCGCGCTCGAGCGCGTCTACGACGAGCGGCTGCAACTGTCGCCCGGTGCCGAGTCGATGCTTGCCGCCGTGAAGGCGGCGGGCCTGAAGACGCTTCTCGTATCGGGTGGCTTCACGTTCTTCACCGAACGGCTGAAGGCGCGGCTCGGCCTCGACTACGCGTATTCGAACACGCTCGAGATCGTCGACGGCAAGCTGACGGGCAAGGTCGTCGGCGAGATCGTCAACGCGGACGTGAAGGCGCGCGCGGTACGCGAGACCTGCGTCGCGCTCGACATCGAGCCGGCGCGCGCGATCGTCCTCGGCGACGGGTCGAACGACCTGAAGATGATGGCCACGGGCGGCTTCTCGATCGCGTTTCGCGCGAAGCCGGTCGTGCGCAGCGCGGCGAGCGCCGCATTCGATCACGTCGGCCTCGACGGCTTGCTGCGGCTGTTCTGAAGCTGCGGCTCTGCGGCTGTTCCAGACCGGAATGCTGCGCGGGCACCGTCGCTGCGCGCAACGTCCATCGAGCGAAAACGGCGCGCGGGCGAAGGCCCGCAGCGCCGTTTTTGCTTTTCGCGATGCCAAAGCGCAGCCGCGCGCCAGCCGCCGCGGCAAGCGCCGTGCAACTTCGCACGCGGCGCTTCGCCAACCGCCTGCGCCGGTATCGCGCGCTACGCGAGCACCGCGGCAAACGCGCGCTCGATGTCCGCGCGCAGATCGGCTTCGTCTTCGAGGCCGACGTAGAAGCGCACCAGCGTGCCGCGATGCGGCCAGGCGGTCGTGCGCATCGATTGCACGTCGTACGGCATCGCGAGACTGCACGCGCCGCCCCAGCTCCAGCCGATCGCGAACAGCTCGAGCGCCTCGACGAAGCGATCGACCTGGCCGGCGCTGAAGCGTTCGTCGAACACGACCGAGAACAGGCCGCCCGCGCCCGTGAAGTCGCGCATGAACGCGTCGTGGCCCGGACAATCCGGCAGTTGCGGATGCAGGACCGTCGCGATCTCCGGACGCGTCTTCAGCCAGCGCGCAAGAGACAGCGCGCTCTTGCTGTGCGCGTCGAAACGCGCCTGCATGCTCGGCAGGCCGCGCAGCACGAGCGAGCAGTCGTCGACCGACACGCCGATCCCGAGCCGCATCCGCGCGAGCTTCAGCTTCGCGTGCAACTCATCGTCGTCGGTAATCGTCGCGCCCATCAGCACGTCGCTGCCGCCCGATTGATACTTCGTCAGCGCCTGCACCGAGATGTCGACGCCGTGCGCGAACGGCTTGAATGCAAGGCCCGCCGAATATGTGTTGTCGATCGCCGTGACGATGCCGCGCGCATGCGCGGCCGCAGTGATCGCCCGCACGTCGGGCACTTCCATCGTCACCGAGCCGGGCGCTTCGAGCCAGATGAGACGCGTGTTCGGCTGGATCAGGTCCGCGATTCCCGCGCCGATCATCGGATCGTAGAAGCGCACGGCGATTCCGAAATCCTTCGCGAGCCATTTGCCGAAGTCGCCATTCGGACCGTACGCGTTATCGGGAATCAGCACGTCGTCGCCTTCCTTGACGAGGCCGAAGTACACGTTCGTGATCGCCGAGAGCCCCGACGGCTGCAGCAGCGCATGCGTGCCGCCTTCGATTTCCGCGAGCCGCTGCGCGAGCGCGAGCGACGTCGGCGTCGCGTGCAGGCCGTAGCGCCACTGGCCGTCCTTGCGCCAATCGAGATTGCGCATCGTCGCGAGATCGGGAAACACGACCGTCGACGCTCGCGCGACCGGCACGACGAACGATTCGAAACCGGCGGGAATGCGGTCGTCCGGCTGGACGACGCGAGTTTGCAGCGCGCGCTTGGGAGTGGATGCGGTCATGACTGGGAAGGCTCGATACAGAACGAGCCCGAAATGATTGGAATCCGGCTAGCTTAGCCGGATTCCATGCGTTTGGCCCGGTACAATCGGCGCGGCCGCGACCGTGTCGGCGAACACGTCGCCCGCGGAAGCCTCTAGGCCGAAACCGGAACCGACGGGCGGCTGAAATCGACCGCCGCGCTGGCCGGCCGCGCTACTCGGCGGTCTTCAGGTTGCTCACGCCGCCGACGGACTGCCCCTGGACGCCCGCTGGCACTGCCGCACCGGCCGACGCCGGCTGCACAGCCGCCGCATGTTGCGGCGCTGGCGCGCCGCCCACCGGATGCAGCACGACGGGCAGGGGATCCGATTGGTCCGCGTTCATCCGGTCGGCCGACAAACCGCCCGACGCGTCGAAGCGGCCGATCCACACGCCCGTGATGTTCGTGCCGTCGTCCGATTCCTCGATCTCGAGCGTGTCGCCGTCGCGGTCGCCCGCGAGCAGGACGACGGCGCCCGTATCGAGATACTGGCATTCGCCGTGCACGCCCGGCTCGTCCGTCTTCGGCCCGAGGCGCACGACGACCGGCCGGCCGCCGAGCGTTCCCTCATAGCGCGGCAGCCCCGCATACGCCGGATTCGGCTTGAGCGGCGCGGCGGGCGGCGGCGCGTCTGTCGGCATCGCCGCGGCAGGCGCCGCGTCCGATGCGCCGGCGGAAACGGCCGCAGGCTGAGGTTGAGACTGCGCGAGCGCGAGCCCCACCGCCGTCGCGAGCGCGGCGGCAAGCGCCGCGCCGCGGATTCCAGTGATCAGTTTCAACAGCGCGGCCCTCTCGTCACAGACGCTCGAACACCGCGGCGATGCCCTGCCCGCCGCCGATGCACATCGTCACGAGCGCGTAGCGTCCGCCGATACGCTGCAGTTCGTACAGCGCCTTCACGGTGATGAGCGCGCCCGTCGCACCGATCGGATGGCCGAGCGAGATGCCCGAGCCGTTCGGGTTGAGCTTCGCCGGGTCGAAACCGAGCTCGTTCGCCACCGCGCACGCCTGCGCGGCGAACGCTTCGTTCGCCTCGATCACGTCGAGATCGGCGACCGTGATTCCCGCACGCTCGAGCGC harbors:
- a CDS encoding ABC transporter ATP-binding protein, which translates into the protein MTADVLIETRQITRRDAASGKTLLAPTDFALAPGERIALTGPSGSGKSVFLRVLALLDPIDGGRLLWHGKRVPRAAIPRYRRSVAYVRQRPATADGTVEDLLRYPYSLAVYRDAHFDRARVARLAAQAGRGDDFLRKASSELSGGEAQIAALLRVLQLDPDVLLLDEPTSALDPDSTRAIEALVSAWFGAAPSARSYLWISHDPAQAARVGARRLTMRAGVLDVAATEDIR
- the serB gene encoding phosphoserine phosphatase SerB, encoding MTTNLVIQSTAPLSDAHHRPLAALARGKRVVPIDAQAIRIEGADPAQRADVDAYCGAHALDYAFVDATRKLADFGLVAMDMDSTLITIECIDEIADFCGLKAEVSAITEAAMRGEIKDFNESLTRRVALLAGLDASALERVYDERLQLSPGAESMLAAVKAAGLKTLLVSGGFTFFTERLKARLGLDYAYSNTLEIVDGKLTGKVVGEIVNADVKARAVRETCVALDIEPARAIVLGDGSNDLKMMATGGFSIAFRAKPVVRSAASAAFDHVGLDGLLRLF
- a CDS encoding cystathionine beta-lyase — its product is MTASTPKRALQTRVVQPDDRIPAGFESFVVPVARASTVVFPDLATMRNLDWRKDGQWRYGLHATPTSLALAQRLAEIEGGTHALLQPSGLSAITNVYFGLVKEGDDVLIPDNAYGPNGDFGKWLAKDFGIAVRFYDPMIGAGIADLIQPNTRLIWLEAPGSVTMEVPDVRAITAAAHARGIVTAIDNTYSAGLAFKPFAHGVDISVQALTKYQSGGSDVLMGATITDDDELHAKLKLARMRLGIGVSVDDCSLVLRGLPSMQARFDAHSKSALSLARWLKTRPEIATVLHPQLPDCPGHDAFMRDFTGAGGLFSVVFDERFSAGQVDRFVEALELFAIGWSWGGACSLAMPYDVQSMRTTAWPHRGTLVRFYVGLEDEADLRADIERAFAAVLA
- a CDS encoding ABC transporter permease yields the protein MNTPLQDLSLVDIGIAAALVAINGAISVALSLDLGRKLAWAAARTVVQLLAIGYVLGWVFGHPHWYVVLPLVALMTLIAGFAGAARGKRTYAGQCVDSILSIWASSWFVAAIGLFVVIRIHPWYAPQYAIPILGMILGNTLTGVSLGIERMMEELTARRDRVETALALGATRWEAAQDAARQAVRAGMLPTLNQMAVVGVVSLPGMMTGQVLAGQSPLQAVRYQIVIMFLIAAASALGTVGAVLSTYRRLFSAEHRFLASRLVERAAVKNGG
- a CDS encoding DUF6013 family protein; translation: MSQRLLSPLVASCAVATLLSAFAAHAAPPIKASVLGGNDGQLQYTVKVDSRQFGSMQETRKIRSGETDDFNWKSVPPSGAVPMPDACPNADNLPRDANGAMVRQTQVRLAPSVDSKGMANVQLSFQASAPNGTKKVAAGGKTLQCPNVVSVSQVKWLSISTGGSKSITMRDGSKVTVSIKR
- a CDS encoding AsmA family protein; this translates as MTLTRTLGKTAAWIVGIVAVLTAALGVFIFTFDWNRAKPWINEQASASIGRPFEIHGDIKVGWRRPDGETGWRAWVPWPMFSATQVVIGNPAWAKAPNFATLDEAHFELAVLPLLAHEVVIPTIELVNPALDVERLADGRNNWTFEFRKSSGPSPWKVQLRDFGFAKGTVVYRDAITKADLTVAIDTLGQQIPLGDVLKQQEETSRAASAQRVGKKGAAQLTAKAKAEVASEASAASAASAPESGKASAASGASDANPAASAGKASTVDQAATAKMAASKSVSSSAAAASATHAPSGASAAAVAAGQPSASGAGAAGGSATSVVPPATIAPGASGASAASSASAAAAARKPAGPAYAFGLTVKGHYKGVPVDGTGKMGGVLALQDASRPFPLQADVKAGDTRLAIVGTLSDPVHLAAIDLRLWLQGSSMSHLYPLTGVTLPDTPPYATEGRLIGNFKRRASTFRYENFNGRVGGSDLRGTLEYAQREPRPLLSGELVSNLLQFSDLAPIIGADTAASKAQRGDTTKQPPGRVLPVETFRTDRWRALDADVKFTGKKLVKRADLPITDLYTHVVMQDGVLSLLPLKFGVAGGALATDARLDGSGAPLKGRFSVSARHLKLKQLFATQKVMQSALGEVNGDAALSATGNSPAALAATANGEVKALVTNGAISRLLMEAAGLNVANVVYEKLFGGRDVKINCAAVDFVATNGVLDTKVFAFDTDDALINVDGPISLRDETLDLTIHPHTKGFRVFSLRSPLYAKGTFKNPDVGVDVGALALRAGAMVGLGLINPFAALVPLIAPSNNKDVPCSVLFAQLKTPPKAPAPNVSKR